Proteins from one Rosa chinensis cultivar Old Blush chromosome 7, RchiOBHm-V2, whole genome shotgun sequence genomic window:
- the LOC121050601 gene encoding uncharacterized protein LOC121050601 produces the protein MEKSRRFSVHYSSPGVYEINCFPCSHGLAALQAASENVYDYIDKYFHVDMFKKSYSFPIHPITNVDMSSSDSASECILPPLAKRPPGRPRVKRFKSVGEVEKKLIRCGRCGKMGTHNKLSCTEPLVQQ, from the exons ATGGAGAAATCTCGTCGTTTCAGTGTCCATTATTCAAGCCCTGGAGTTTATGAG AtcaattgttttccttgttCTCATGGCCTTGCTGCATTACAAGCTGCTTCTGAAAATGtatatgattatattgataAGTACTTTCATGTTGATATGTTCAAGAAGAGCTACAGTTTTCCTATCCATCCGATAACCAATGTTGATATGTCTTCTTCGGATTCTGCTTCTGAATGTATATTACCTCCCCTTGCGAAGAGGCCCCCCgggaggcctagggtgaagcggttcaagtCAGTTGGAGAGGTTGAAAAGAAGCTGATTCGTTGTGGTCGTTGTGGCAAAATGGGCACTCATAACAAGTTGAGCTGCACTGAACCTCTCGTTCAGCAGTAG